A single genomic interval of Streptomyces sp. NBC_00663 harbors:
- a CDS encoding LysR family transcriptional regulator produces the protein MEMRQLRHFMAVVTEGGFTAAARAELIVQSALSTSIRNLERELGADLFDRTGRRVVLTEAGRALLPQARALLAGADAARDAVAAVAGLAAGRVAIGTIQTLTCVDLPAELAAFHQDFPGIQVSVRDATVTELTEALRAGELDLAYLAPDAREVPEGLTAYATWHEELVLITAPGHPLARAGRTLIKDLAEEPFVDFRAGTGLETAVRRLAAHCGLERRITCDVTQAGLLVELVRAGIGVAFVPRPIGERAGLPCVEIRQPEPGRTVVLAGRGARPRNPAAGALLGHLTGAAPAAAGRPGGRRPPAGP, from the coding sequence GGCTTCACGGCCGCCGCCCGGGCCGAACTCATCGTCCAGTCGGCGCTCAGCACCTCGATCCGCAATCTGGAGCGGGAGCTGGGCGCCGATCTCTTCGACCGCACGGGGCGGCGGGTGGTGCTCACCGAGGCGGGCCGGGCGTTGCTCCCGCAGGCCCGCGCGCTGCTGGCCGGCGCGGACGCCGCGCGCGACGCCGTCGCCGCCGTGGCGGGGCTGGCCGCCGGACGGGTGGCGATCGGCACGATCCAGACCCTGACCTGCGTCGACCTCCCCGCCGAACTCGCCGCCTTCCACCAGGACTTCCCCGGCATCCAGGTGTCCGTACGGGACGCGACGGTGACCGAGCTGACGGAGGCGCTGCGCGCCGGGGAGCTGGATCTGGCGTATCTGGCGCCGGACGCCCGGGAGGTGCCCGAGGGGCTCACGGCGTACGCGACCTGGCACGAGGAGCTGGTGCTGATCACCGCGCCGGGCCATCCGCTGGCCAGGGCGGGCCGCACACTCATCAAGGACCTCGCCGAGGAGCCGTTCGTCGACTTCCGGGCGGGAACGGGCCTGGAGACGGCCGTACGGCGGCTGGCGGCCCACTGCGGCCTGGAGCGCCGGATCACCTGTGACGTCACCCAGGCCGGGCTGCTGGTCGAGCTGGTGCGGGCCGGGATCGGGGTGGCGTTCGTGCCGCGGCCGATCGGGGAGCGGGCCGGGCTGCCGTGCGTGGAGATCCGGCAGCCGGAGCCGGGCCGGACGGTGGTGCTGGCCGGGCGGGGGGCCAGGCCGCGCAATCCGGCGGCCGGGGCCCTCCTCGGTCACCTCACGGGCGCAGCGCCCGCAGCAGCAGGTCGGCCAGGTGGTCGGCGACCTCCTGCGGGGCCATAG